The following are encoded in a window of Bradyrhizobium sp. WBOS07 genomic DNA:
- a CDS encoding alcohol dehydrogenase, whose amino-acid sequence MKSFKVADFKAPLQEFDEATPQPSGTQVLIKVKAAGVCHSDLHIWEGGYDLGHGRKPLSLKDRGISLPLTMGHETVGEILAFGPDVKPTDQGELKIGDVGLVYPWIGCGKCATCLAGDENMCLTPRSLGVYCDGGYSDHMLVPHPRYLLNLRGLDPATTAPYACSGVTTYSALKKVEQHFDTPIVMFGAGGLGLMALSLLKAMGGKGAIMVDIDARKREAAEKAGALATVDPKAPDALEQLARKAGGPIRAVIDLVGNAATTQLGFDCLTKGGKLVIVGLFGGGATWALPLIPIKAITIQGSYVGNLRETQELLDLVRTKKVPPIPVTTAPLAKANDALLQLQQGAVVGRTVLTP is encoded by the coding sequence ATGAAGAGTTTCAAGGTTGCCGATTTCAAGGCACCGCTGCAGGAGTTCGACGAAGCGACGCCGCAGCCGTCGGGCACGCAGGTGCTGATCAAGGTGAAGGCCGCCGGCGTCTGCCACAGCGATCTCCACATCTGGGAAGGCGGTTACGATCTCGGCCACGGCCGCAAGCCGCTGTCGCTGAAGGACCGCGGCATCAGCCTGCCGCTGACCATGGGCCATGAGACCGTCGGCGAAATCCTGGCGTTCGGCCCCGACGTGAAGCCGACCGACCAGGGCGAGCTGAAGATCGGCGACGTCGGGCTGGTCTATCCCTGGATCGGCTGCGGCAAGTGCGCCACCTGCCTTGCCGGTGACGAGAACATGTGCCTGACGCCGCGCTCACTCGGCGTCTATTGCGACGGCGGCTATTCCGATCACATGCTGGTGCCGCATCCGCGCTATCTGCTCAATCTGCGAGGGCTCGATCCGGCGACGACCGCGCCCTACGCCTGCTCGGGTGTCACCACCTACAGCGCGCTGAAGAAGGTCGAGCAGCATTTCGACACGCCGATCGTGATGTTCGGCGCGGGCGGTCTTGGCTTGATGGCGCTGTCGCTGTTGAAGGCGATGGGCGGCAAGGGCGCGATCATGGTCGATATCGACGCCAGGAAGCGCGAGGCGGCGGAGAAGGCCGGCGCGCTCGCCACTGTCGATCCCAAGGCACCGGATGCGCTGGAGCAGCTTGCCAGGAAGGCGGGCGGGCCGATCCGCGCCGTGATCGACCTCGTCGGCAACGCTGCGACGACGCAGCTCGGTTTCGATTGCCTCACCAAGGGCGGCAAGCTCGTCATCGTCGGCCTGTTCGGCGGCGGCGCGACCTGGGCGCTGCCGCTGATTCCGATCAAGGCGATCACGATCCAGGGCAGCTATGTCGGCAACTTGCGCGAAACGCAGGAGCTGCTTGACCTCGTTCGCACCAAGAAGGTGCCGCCGATCCCGGTCACGACGGCCCCGCTCGCCAAGGCCAACGACGCGCTGCTGCAATTGCAGCAGGGCGCGGTGGTCGGGCGCACGGTGCTGACGCCGTAA
- a CDS encoding isocitrate/isopropylmalate dehydrogenase family protein: protein MSANNAFHIAVLAGDGIGPEVMAPALEVLRKVGEKSGLGFRFTEAPAGANNYLATGKSMPDSTIKLCEEADAILLGACGLPSVRYPDNTEIAPQIELRFIFDLYAGVRPARLIPGVPSPIVGADQRGIDLVVIRESTEGLFASMGKGVVTHEDARETMVITRRTSERLFEFSFRLAERRKARGKPGMLACVDKANVFKAFAFFRGIFDEIAKKHPDVKTDRLYVDACSAMLVKRPWDFDVMVMENMFGDIVSDITASLIGGLGMAPSADIGDKYAVFQPCHGTAPDIMGQGKANPTGMILSAAMMLDWLADKHGVDSAAEAGETIERAVDQVYAGGVKPMEFGGSNGTADITKAVLAAL from the coding sequence ATGTCCGCAAATAACGCCTTCCACATTGCCGTGCTCGCCGGGGACGGCATCGGTCCCGAAGTCATGGCGCCCGCACTCGAGGTGCTGCGCAAGGTCGGCGAGAAATCGGGCCTCGGCTTCCGTTTCACCGAGGCACCGGCAGGGGCGAACAATTATCTGGCGACCGGCAAGTCGATGCCGGATTCGACGATCAAGCTGTGCGAGGAGGCGGATGCGATCCTGCTCGGGGCCTGTGGCCTGCCGTCGGTGCGCTACCCCGACAACACCGAGATCGCGCCGCAGATCGAGCTGCGTTTCATCTTCGATCTCTATGCCGGCGTGCGGCCCGCGCGCCTCATTCCCGGCGTGCCGAGCCCGATCGTCGGTGCCGACCAGCGCGGCATCGATCTCGTCGTGATCCGCGAATCCACGGAAGGGCTGTTCGCTTCGATGGGCAAGGGCGTCGTCACCCACGAGGACGCGCGCGAGACCATGGTGATCACGCGCCGGACCTCCGAGCGCCTGTTCGAGTTTTCGTTTCGCCTGGCCGAGCGGCGCAAGGCGCGCGGCAAGCCGGGGATGCTCGCTTGCGTCGACAAGGCGAACGTGTTCAAGGCGTTTGCATTCTTCCGTGGCATCTTCGATGAGATCGCGAAGAAGCATCCTGACGTGAAGACCGACCGGCTCTATGTCGATGCCTGCTCGGCGATGCTGGTGAAGCGCCCCTGGGATTTCGACGTGATGGTGATGGAGAACATGTTCGGCGACATCGTCTCCGACATCACCGCGAGCCTGATCGGGGGCCTCGGCATGGCGCCATCGGCCGACATTGGCGACAAATACGCGGTGTTCCAGCCCTGTCATGGCACCGCGCCCGATATCATGGGGCAGGGCAAGGCCAATCCCACCGGCATGATCCTGTCGGCGGCGATGATGCTGGACTGGCTCGCCGACAAGCACGGCGTCGACAGCGCCGCGGAAGCGGGCGAGACGATCGAGCGGGCGGTGGATCAGGTCTATGCCGGCGGCGTCAAGCCGATGGAGTTTGGCGGCAGCAACGGCACGGCCGACATCACCAAGGCGGTGCTGGCAGCGCTGTAA
- a CDS encoding enoyl-CoA hydratase — protein sequence MPDTSDEKSYADGKILKRVIDGIGVITFNNPDKRNAMSLEMWEGFGEALTALRDDETVRVVILRGAGGKAFVSGADISQFEKTRHNAAASEQYAKRSAAQRALLPDFPKPTIACIEGFCLGGGMQVAMLADIRLAAHGSQFGIPAARLGIAYGYDGLKHLVSLVGPSWARLLMYTGMRIESAEALRIGLVERLFPIDELWGETMAIAHAISENAPLAIKAAKITIAQVLKDESQRDMDAIKAIGHACMDSADFREGRQAFMEKRKPRFQGR from the coding sequence ATGCCCGATACCTCCGATGAGAAATCCTACGCCGACGGCAAGATCCTCAAGCGCGTCATTGACGGCATCGGCGTGATCACCTTCAACAATCCCGACAAGCGCAACGCGATGTCGCTGGAGATGTGGGAGGGATTTGGCGAGGCACTGACGGCCTTGCGCGACGACGAGACGGTGCGCGTTGTGATCCTGCGCGGCGCCGGCGGCAAGGCCTTCGTCTCCGGCGCCGACATCAGCCAGTTCGAGAAGACCCGCCATAATGCGGCGGCGTCCGAGCAATACGCCAAGCGCAGCGCGGCCCAGCGCGCGTTGCTCCCCGACTTTCCCAAGCCGACGATCGCCTGCATCGAGGGCTTCTGTCTCGGCGGCGGCATGCAGGTCGCGATGCTCGCCGATATCCGCCTCGCCGCACATGGCAGCCAGTTCGGCATTCCCGCGGCTCGGCTCGGCATCGCCTATGGTTATGACGGCCTGAAGCATCTGGTATCGCTGGTTGGCCCGTCCTGGGCCCGGCTGCTGATGTACACGGGCATGCGCATCGAGTCCGCGGAGGCGCTGCGTATCGGCCTCGTCGAGCGCCTGTTCCCGATCGATGAGCTGTGGGGTGAGACGATGGCGATCGCGCATGCCATCTCCGAGAACGCTCCGCTCGCGATCAAGGCCGCGAAGATCACGATCGCGCAGGTGCTGAAGGACGAAAGCCAGCGCGACATGGACGCCATCAAGGCGATCGGCCATGCCTGCATGGACAGCGCGGATTTCCGCGAGGGCCGGCAGGCCTTCATGGAGAAACGCAAACCGCGGTTCCAGGGCAGGTAG
- a CDS encoding helix-turn-helix domain-containing protein, with translation MKQRSAGKPDIELGKRIRLRRVEMKISQAELGEKLGVSFQQVQKYEKGVNRVGAARLQQIASALDVPVTFFYDGDNKAREVESLLFLDSAFSLRLLRAYSKIKDQTVQRQLVSLMESIAANES, from the coding sequence ATGAAGCAGCGTAGTGCCGGCAAGCCGGACATCGAGCTTGGCAAGCGGATCCGCCTGCGGCGCGTCGAGATGAAGATCTCGCAGGCCGAGCTCGGCGAGAAGCTCGGCGTTAGCTTCCAGCAGGTCCAGAAGTACGAGAAGGGCGTCAATCGCGTGGGCGCAGCTCGCCTTCAGCAGATCGCCTCCGCGCTCGACGTGCCGGTGACCTTCTTCTACGACGGCGACAACAAGGCGCGCGAAGTCGAGAGCCTGCTCTTCCTCGATTCGGCCTTCAGCCTGCGCCTGCTGCGCGCCTACAGCAAGATCAAGGACCAGACGGTGCAGCGTCAGCTGGTCTCGCTGATGGAATCGATCGCAGCGAACGAAAGCTGA
- a CDS encoding LysR family transcriptional regulator: MHSLAERGVPLAERPKTNLSGLSDWDAARIFLEVVRCGSFRSAAERLSLSINAVRRRIDDFERQTGTTLFTRDVHGTHLTDEGALVVSAVERMEAATFDVLRASDSMANALSGEVRVAVTEGLGTFWLAPRLVEFQQAYPKILVDLHCAMRSADVSRHEADVAIHLSRPSALDIKLVRLGRMHLMFWASEKYIEKHGAPRSAAELIKHRLVLQFADQLAAKESFESFFPGVSERDLLVMKTNVSSANYWAVANGAGIGVFPSYAIALGGKLIPLEVELNRPLDIWLSYHPGSGRIPRVRHMIDWLIEAFSPARFPWFKEEFVHPHEFKDSYMGEPLTQLFGGFSTEEQR, translated from the coding sequence ATGCACTCCTTGGCGGAAAGGGGCGTTCCTCTGGCGGAACGCCCAAAGACAAATCTCAGCGGCCTCTCGGATTGGGATGCGGCCCGCATATTTCTCGAAGTCGTCCGATGCGGAAGTTTCCGGTCGGCGGCCGAACGCCTGTCGCTGTCGATCAACGCGGTGCGCCGGCGGATCGACGATTTCGAACGCCAGACCGGCACCACGCTGTTCACCCGCGACGTCCACGGCACCCATCTGACCGATGAAGGCGCGCTGGTGGTGTCCGCCGTCGAGCGCATGGAAGCTGCCACCTTCGACGTGCTGCGGGCCAGCGATTCGATGGCCAACGCGCTGTCCGGCGAGGTCCGGGTCGCCGTCACCGAGGGGCTCGGCACGTTCTGGCTTGCGCCGCGCCTGGTCGAATTCCAGCAGGCCTATCCCAAGATCCTGGTCGACCTGCATTGCGCGATGCGCTCGGCCGATGTCTCGCGCCACGAGGCCGACGTCGCCATCCATCTGTCCCGTCCCTCGGCCCTCGACATCAAGCTGGTGCGGCTCGGCCGCATGCACCTGATGTTCTGGGCCTCCGAGAAATACATCGAAAAACACGGCGCGCCGCGTTCGGCGGCGGAATTGATCAAGCATCGCCTGGTGCTGCAATTCGCCGACCAGCTCGCCGCCAAGGAATCCTTCGAAAGCTTCTTCCCGGGCGTTTCGGAACGGGACCTTCTGGTCATGAAGACCAATGTCTCGAGCGCCAACTATTGGGCGGTCGCGAATGGCGCCGGCATCGGCGTCTTCCCCAGCTACGCCATTGCGCTTGGCGGGAAATTGATTCCACTGGAGGTCGAGCTGAACCGACCGCTGGATATCTGGCTGTCCTACCATCCCGGTAGCGGCCGTATTCCGCGCGTGCGGCACATGATCGACTGGCTGATCGAAGCGTTCAGTCCAGCTCGTTTCCCGTGGTTTAAGGAAGAGTTCGTGCACCCGCATGAATTCAAGGACTCGTACATGGGCGAACCCCTGACCCAGCTCTTCGGGGGATTTTCAACCGAAGAACAAAGGTGA
- a CDS encoding cytochrome c biogenesis CcdA family protein: MQNVSIPAALIAGLVSFLSPCVLPLVPPYLVYLTGATIEHVESDEPAEASKRAILLSALLFVLGFSTVFVALGASASLIGGLIRAWSAELSILAGIVIIVMGLHFLGLTRIGLLMREGRLPIPKPVGLWGAYIMGLAFAFGWTPCIGPILAAILSIAAAETTVMKGAGLLAVYSAGLGIPFLIAALMIEQFSALFARMKGHLVNVERAMGVLMVITGIGFLTGAVSNVSIWLLETFPALQTIG; encoded by the coding sequence ATGCAAAATGTTTCGATCCCGGCGGCTTTGATTGCCGGCCTCGTCAGCTTCCTTTCGCCTTGCGTCCTGCCGCTGGTCCCGCCCTATCTGGTCTACCTCACGGGCGCCACGATCGAGCATGTCGAGAGCGACGAGCCGGCGGAGGCCTCCAAGCGCGCCATCCTGTTGTCGGCGCTGCTGTTCGTGCTGGGATTCTCCACGGTATTCGTCGCGCTCGGCGCCAGCGCCTCGCTGATCGGCGGGCTGATCCGGGCCTGGTCGGCAGAGCTTTCGATCCTCGCCGGCATCGTCATCATCGTCATGGGCCTGCACTTCCTCGGGCTGACGCGCATCGGCCTGCTGATGCGCGAGGGACGGCTGCCGATCCCGAAGCCGGTCGGCCTCTGGGGCGCCTATATCATGGGCCTCGCCTTCGCCTTCGGCTGGACGCCCTGTATCGGCCCGATCCTCGCCGCGATCCTGTCGATCGCCGCGGCTGAAACCACGGTGATGAAGGGCGCGGGTCTGCTCGCGGTCTATTCCGCGGGCCTCGGTATTCCGTTCCTGATCGCCGCCCTGATGATCGAGCAGTTCTCGGCACTGTTCGCGCGCATGAAGGGCCACCTCGTCAATGTCGAACGCGCCATGGGCGTCCTAATGGTGATCACCGGCATCGGCTTTCTCACTGGCGCGGTCTCGAATGTGAGCATCTGGCTGCTGGAGACCTTTCCAGCGCTGCAGACGATCGGCTAG